Proteins found in one Nostoc sp. NIES-3756 genomic segment:
- a CDS encoding glycosyltransferase family 4 protein, with translation MKIAVIGAKGLPPKQGGIEHYCAEVYPRIVAQGHSVDLYARSSYTDTSWLGSYDYQGVRVISLPGMDVKGADAFVTSALGAIAASAERYDIVHFHALGPSLFTFLPRIANSAKIVVTCQGLDWQRAKWGSFSTRLIQSGEKAAVRFAHGIVVVSDALKSYFTQTYGRETVYIPNAPASYGESDPKFSYGKKLGLEQGRYMVFVGRIVPEKRPDLLIEAFSKLQPSGWKLVLAGGVSDTQSYTSQLLEKVANNPNIIFAGELRGSRLWEIVRGAGMFVLPSDLEGLPLAMLEAMQEGIPVVASDILPHQQLINGGMGTLFTAGDVDSLISSLDWAIHHPQQIATMAKNAQRNIQVNYSWEHITAENLRLYQTLLNSSQPIGTSQPQEISLARVGGKK, from the coding sequence ATGAAGATTGCTGTAATCGGTGCTAAAGGGCTGCCTCCTAAACAGGGTGGAATTGAACATTACTGTGCAGAAGTATATCCTCGGATAGTTGCACAAGGCCACAGCGTAGACCTATACGCTAGGTCTTCCTATACAGATACGTCTTGGCTAGGAAGTTACGACTATCAAGGTGTGCGAGTAATTTCCTTACCTGGGATGGATGTCAAAGGTGCAGACGCATTCGTGACATCTGCATTAGGAGCGATCGCTGCTAGCGCAGAGAGATATGATATCGTCCATTTTCATGCACTTGGCCCCTCCCTATTCACCTTCCTACCCAGAATTGCCAACTCAGCAAAAATTGTCGTTACTTGTCAGGGTTTAGATTGGCAACGTGCCAAATGGGGTAGCTTCTCAACTCGCCTCATTCAATCTGGTGAAAAGGCCGCAGTCCGTTTTGCACACGGGATTGTGGTTGTATCCGACGCTCTAAAAAGTTACTTTACTCAAACCTATGGACGGGAGACAGTTTATATTCCTAATGCTCCCGCAAGCTACGGTGAATCAGACCCCAAGTTTAGTTACGGTAAAAAACTTGGTTTAGAGCAAGGACGCTACATGGTATTTGTAGGACGCATAGTTCCAGAAAAGCGTCCCGATTTATTAATTGAAGCCTTCTCTAAACTACAACCATCTGGATGGAAACTAGTACTAGCTGGAGGTGTCAGCGATACCCAATCATACACCAGTCAATTATTAGAAAAAGTTGCCAATAACCCCAATATTATCTTTGCTGGGGAACTGCGCGGTTCTCGCCTATGGGAAATTGTGCGTGGTGCAGGAATGTTTGTTTTACCTTCTGATTTAGAAGGTCTACCATTAGCCATGTTGGAAGCGATGCAGGAAGGTATCCCAGTAGTCGCCAGTGATATTTTGCCACACCAACAATTGATTAATGGAGGTATGGGAACCTTATTTACAGCAGGTGATGTAGACTCTCTAATTAGTTCCTTAGACTGGGCAATTCATCACCCGCAACAAATAGCAACAATGGCGAAAAATGCCCAAAGAAACATTCAAGTAAATTATAGTTGGGAACACATAACTGCGGAAAATCTCAGGCTCTATCAAACACTTTTGAACTCATCTCAACCTATAGGTACATCCCAGCCTCAAGAAATCAGTTTAGCTAGAGTAGGAGGCAAAAAGTAG
- a CDS encoding BaiN/RdsA family NAD(P)/FAD-dependent oxidoreductase, translating into MLPAKIVVIGGGAAGFFGAIACARVNPQAEVMLIEASRQILAKVSISGGGRCNVTHACFDAKELVQYYPRGGKALRGAFARFQAKDTVSWFASQGVPLKKEADGRMFPITDSSQTIVNCLINAAKAEAVEIQTGMAVTSIKRIGNQFEVFCKSGEIIKCDRLLLATGSSRIGYQLAQELGHHIEQPVPSLFTFNIPEANLRALAGISVNPARLRLYVGDKSPLEQTGPLLITHWGMSGPAVLKLSAWGARLLYDNHYQATLLVNWLPDFTQEQVRENILAVKNEWAKRAIALHRGVDLPHRLWQYIIARVGITTDDRWAGLSNKTLNLLVQELTQGKYLINGKGVFKEEFVTCGGVNLKEIDFKTMESKLVPNLYFAGEILDIDGVTGGFNFQSAWTTGYLAGVAMGQ; encoded by the coding sequence TTGCTACCTGCGAAAATTGTAGTTATTGGCGGCGGGGCCGCGGGATTTTTTGGGGCGATCGCTTGTGCTAGAGTGAACCCACAAGCGGAAGTCATGTTAATTGAAGCTAGTCGTCAAATCTTGGCGAAAGTCAGTATTTCTGGCGGTGGGCGTTGTAATGTCACCCATGCTTGCTTTGATGCCAAAGAGTTAGTTCAGTATTACCCCAGAGGCGGTAAAGCACTTAGGGGCGCTTTTGCTCGTTTCCAGGCTAAAGATACTGTCTCTTGGTTTGCTTCCCAAGGTGTGCCGTTGAAAAAAGAAGCTGATGGGAGGATGTTTCCCATTACAGATAGTTCCCAAACCATCGTCAACTGTTTAATTAATGCAGCCAAAGCAGAAGCTGTGGAAATACAAACGGGAATGGCAGTAACCTCAATTAAAAGGATAGGCAATCAGTTTGAGGTTTTTTGCAAGTCTGGGGAGATAATAAAGTGCGATCGCCTATTACTCGCTACAGGTAGCAGTCGTATCGGCTATCAATTAGCCCAGGAATTAGGACATCATATTGAACAGCCAGTACCATCATTATTTACGTTTAATATTCCTGAAGCCAATTTACGGGCGTTAGCTGGCATTAGTGTAAACCCTGCGCGGTTGCGGTTATACGTTGGCGATAAATCACCCCTAGAACAGACTGGGCCATTGTTAATTACCCATTGGGGTATGAGTGGCCCAGCTGTTCTCAAACTTTCGGCTTGGGGTGCAAGATTGCTGTACGACAATCATTATCAAGCAACTTTATTAGTGAATTGGTTGCCCGATTTTACCCAAGAACAGGTACGGGAAAATATTTTAGCAGTAAAGAATGAATGGGCAAAACGAGCGATCGCTTTACATCGCGGTGTCGATTTACCCCATCGTCTTTGGCAGTACATCATTGCCCGTGTCGGTATTACCACAGATGACCGTTGGGCAGGATTATCTAATAAAACCTTAAATTTGCTGGTTCAAGAACTCACTCAAGGAAAATACTTAATTAACGGTAAAGGAGTTTTTAAAGAAGAATTTGTCACCTGTGGCGGTGTCAACCTCAAAGAAATTGACTTCAAAACAATGGAAAGTAAACTAGTCCCCAACCTCTACTTTGCTGGCGAGATTTTAGACATAGATGGCGTAACTGGCGGCTTTAACTTCCAAAGCGCCTGGACAACAGGCTATTTGGCAGGGGTAGCTATGGGGCAATAG
- a CDS encoding rubredoxin, with translation MATHVCTVCGYEYDPEVGDPDSGIPVGTPFEDISEDWVCPVCGATKDLFEPTD, from the coding sequence ATGGCGACTCATGTATGTACTGTTTGTGGCTACGAATATGATCCAGAAGTAGGTGATCCCGATAGCGGGATACCTGTAGGTACACCTTTTGAAGATATATCAGAGGATTGGGTATGTCCTGTTTGCGGTGCAACGAAAGATTTATTTGAACCTACAGATTGA
- a CDS encoding glycosyltransferase yields the protein MRKPVLTIFYQYNPWHTSIGGIQTLINTFIKYAPSEFEVRLVGTASDSSQTVGKWQEAEFAGREISFLPILKIENDNVRGLIPTTVKYTAALLGRSLSSDFLHFHRLEPSLAAMNWQGEKSIFIHNDIHTQMKTVGDRKAILWRRFPGAYFALESTLIRQFSQILSCNTDAAQFYRQRYPQLQDRVAFIKNSFDNEVFYSLSQPQKEANRRELAVQMGLEEETRFILFAGRLHPQKDPVLLIRAFAALNQPQTHLLIAGDGELANQVRQEIEQLGLSSRVTMLGALKQQELARLHRLSSAFVLSSAFEGLPLVVLEALASGTPVVTTKCGETPKLLNHHSGVVCEQRTPDCIAEALRRVLLNPQEYPSEACVRTAQPFAARTVVRDIYGDMLNRWELKEFSVIS from the coding sequence ATGCGTAAACCAGTTCTGACCATTTTTTATCAGTACAATCCTTGGCACACTTCTATCGGAGGAATCCAGACATTAATTAATACATTTATTAAGTATGCTCCCAGTGAATTTGAAGTGCGACTAGTAGGAACAGCTAGTGATTCTAGTCAGACTGTTGGTAAATGGCAAGAAGCAGAATTTGCAGGTAGGGAAATTAGTTTTTTACCGATTCTGAAGATAGAAAACGATAATGTCAGAGGTTTAATTCCCACCACAGTTAAATATACGGCTGCGTTGTTAGGCCGTTCCCTGTCTTCAGACTTTCTTCACTTTCATCGACTGGAGCCAAGTTTAGCGGCGATGAACTGGCAGGGAGAAAAGAGTATTTTTATCCACAATGATATTCACACACAGATGAAAACTGTGGGCGATCGCAAAGCCATACTTTGGCGGAGATTTCCTGGGGCTTACTTTGCGCTAGAAAGTACATTGATTCGTCAATTCAGTCAAATTTTATCTTGCAATACTGATGCTGCACAGTTTTATCGACAACGTTATCCCCAATTACAAGACCGTGTAGCTTTCATTAAAAACTCTTTTGATAATGAGGTTTTTTACTCTTTGAGTCAGCCACAAAAGGAAGCTAATCGGCGCGAACTGGCTGTGCAAATGGGATTAGAAGAGGAAACTCGTTTTATTTTATTTGCTGGGAGACTACATCCACAAAAAGACCCAGTGTTATTAATACGTGCCTTCGCCGCCTTGAATCAACCCCAAACTCACCTATTGATAGCAGGGGATGGAGAATTAGCCAACCAAGTGCGCCAGGAAATTGAACAATTAGGACTGTCTAGCAGGGTGACAATGTTGGGAGCATTAAAACAACAAGAGTTAGCTAGATTACATCGATTGAGTAGCGCCTTTGTTCTCAGCAGTGCTTTTGAAGGTTTACCTCTGGTTGTCCTAGAAGCACTAGCTAGTGGAACCCCTGTAGTCACAACTAAGTGTGGTGAAACTCCCAAACTACTTAATCATCATAGTGGGGTTGTATGTGAGCAAAGAACACCTGATTGCATAGCCGAGGCTTTACGTAGGGTACTGTTGAATCCACAAGAGTATCCCAGTGAAGCCTGTGTACGCACGGCACAACCCTTTGCAGCGCGTACTGTAGTTAGAGATATTTATGGCGATATGTTAAATCGTTGGGAATTAAAAGAGTTCTCAGTTATTAGCTAA